The following are encoded together in the Thermanaerothrix sp. genome:
- a CDS encoding MFS transporter produces MDNPVLPRLLRGDNLPASVPKGDRFYIPLQEALRINNTQIGNLMTVYGIANLFLYLPGGILADRLPYKKLVPFSLITTGITGLYYSTFPGYHMALAIHVIWAFTTVFTFWPTMLKSVKMLGDSSEQGRLFGFLDFGRGLSATLSAFGALFIFKAFGATLLGLKGAIVFYSVAMIALGVVVYFLLEEKKDEVAQAGTSIFDGIGDVLRMPAIWLSAMIIFAGYSIGAGLTYITPYLTNVFKMSVSMGAFIAIIRTYGLRLGGGPVGGIIADRIGSSTRFIRIGFLVVAALVGCLYMIPGEPKLLLVMLTVTLTASFCVFAVKGTYFAPVDEIRIPNSLAGAAYGAISLVGYLPDTFIYSYFGNLLDRHPGIQGYRLIFLSLIALALIGFASAHMLLKYIRSESSASEALEPAGAEE; encoded by the coding sequence GTGGATAACCCTGTTCTGCCTCGCCTTCTCCGGGGGGATAATCTACCAGCTTCCGTACCTAAGGGAGACAGGTTCTACATACCCCTTCAGGAGGCCCTCAGGATAAACAACACCCAGATAGGCAACCTCATGACCGTCTACGGCATCGCCAACCTCTTCCTGTACCTGCCGGGGGGCATACTTGCGGACCGGCTCCCCTACAAAAAGCTGGTCCCATTCTCCCTCATAACCACCGGCATTACGGGGCTTTATTACTCCACATTCCCGGGCTACCACATGGCCCTGGCGATCCACGTCATATGGGCCTTCACCACGGTGTTCACCTTCTGGCCCACCATGCTCAAGAGCGTCAAGATGCTGGGGGACAGCTCCGAGCAGGGGCGGCTCTTCGGGTTCCTGGACTTCGGCAGGGGGCTCTCCGCCACCTTGAGCGCCTTCGGGGCCCTTTTCATCTTCAAGGCCTTCGGCGCCACCCTCCTGGGCCTCAAGGGGGCCATAGTGTTCTACTCGGTTGCCATGATAGCCCTGGGCGTGGTGGTCTACTTCCTGCTGGAGGAGAAGAAGGACGAGGTGGCCCAGGCGGGGACCTCCATCTTCGACGGCATAGGCGACGTGCTCCGGATGCCCGCCATATGGCTCTCCGCCATGATAATCTTCGCCGGCTACAGCATAGGGGCGGGGCTCACATACATAACCCCGTACCTCACCAACGTCTTCAAGATGTCCGTCTCCATGGGGGCCTTCATAGCCATCATAAGGACCTACGGCTTAAGGCTGGGCGGAGGCCCCGTGGGGGGCATAATCGCGGACCGCATAGGCTCCTCCACCCGCTTCATACGGATCGGCTTCCTGGTGGTGGCCGCCCTGGTTGGCTGCCTTTACATGATACCCGGCGAACCCAAGCTCCTGTTGGTGATGCTCACCGTCACCCTCACGGCCTCCTTCTGCGTGTTCGCCGTGAAGGGCACCTACTTCGCCCCGGTGGACGAGATAAGGATACCCAACTCCCTGGCGGGGGCCGCCTACGGGGCCATAAGCCTGGTGGGGTACCTGCCCGACACCTTCATCTACAGCTACTTCGGCAACCTGCTGGACCGACACCCGGGCATCCAGGGCTACAGGCTCATATTCCTGTCCCTCATAGCCCTGGCCCTCATAGGCTTCGCCTCCGCCCACATGCTTCTTAAGTACATACGCAGCGAATCCAGCGCGTCGGAGGCACTGGAGCCCGCCGGGGCGGAGGAGTAG
- a CDS encoding glycerophosphodiester phosphodiesterase family protein yields MSKMLVIGHRGAAGLAPENTLRAIRTGLQLGVHGVEVDVQLTRDGQPVIIHDFSVDRTSDGSGAVEVLTLEEIRRLDAGSWFSPEFQGERIPTLMEVLETVPGNVTLNLELKQLTFRRRGLEEAVAKTLKGFGRWDNVIISSFDHKALRTIKELLEDVRIGLLTYNYLLNPGAYVDGLGFTPYSVHPAFELVDREDAEAFKNRGLKILSYPVNPPDTARELEELGVDGIFTDRPDLFLRA; encoded by the coding sequence ATGAGCAAGATGTTGGTGATAGGGCACCGGGGGGCCGCAGGGCTGGCGCCGGAGAACACCCTAAGGGCCATAAGGACGGGCCTTCAGCTTGGGGTTCACGGCGTAGAGGTGGACGTGCAGCTCACCCGGGACGGGCAACCGGTCATCATCCACGACTTCTCGGTGGACAGGACCTCCGACGGCTCCGGGGCGGTGGAGGTCCTGACGCTGGAGGAGATCCGCCGGCTGGACGCGGGAAGCTGGTTCAGCCCTGAGTTCCAGGGGGAACGGATACCAACCCTCATGGAGGTGCTGGAGACGGTGCCAGGGAACGTCACATTGAACCTGGAGCTGAAACAGCTTACCTTCCGCCGGAGGGGCCTTGAGGAGGCGGTGGCAAAGACCCTCAAGGGCTTCGGAAGGTGGGACAACGTGATAATATCCTCCTTCGACCACAAGGCCCTAAGAACCATCAAAGAGCTGCTGGAGGACGTGCGCATAGGGCTTTTGACCTACAACTACCTCCTGAATCCCGGAGCCTACGTGGACGGCCTGGGCTTCACCCCCTACAGCGTACACCCCGCCTTCGAGCTGGTGGACCGGGAGGACGCGGAGGCCTTCAAAAACCGGGGGCTTAAGATCCTCTCCTACCCCGTGAACCCCCCCGACACCGCCCGGGAGCTTGAAGAGTTGGGGGTGGACGGCATCTTCACCGATCGGCCGGATCTTTTCCTGCGGGCATAG
- a CDS encoding DUF1659 domain-containing protein, whose protein sequence is MKSRVVLRLNGGVGQNGKTVLKTVPLGLVRGDLGADDLYAVSQAIGGLLELPVMEVFKQDTDGIVN, encoded by the coding sequence GTGAAAAGCAGGGTGGTGCTCCGCCTAAACGGCGGGGTTGGGCAAAACGGCAAGACGGTGCTCAAGACCGTCCCCCTGGGTTTGGTGAGGGGGGACCTGGGCGCCGACGATCTCTACGCGGTCTCACAGGCCATAGGTGGGCTGTTGGAGCTTCCAGTCATGGAGGTCTTCAAGCAGGACACCGACGGCATAGTGAACTAA
- a CDS encoding DUF2922 domain-containing protein, with product MKTLRMRFVTREGKGLSVNLRHPKENLSADEVRSVMELMASKDIFPVPVTVDSCSLVDAGTTKLF from the coding sequence ATGAAGACCCTTCGTATGCGGTTTGTGACCCGGGAAGGCAAGGGGCTCAGCGTGAACCTGCGCCATCCCAAGGAGAACCTGTCCGCCGATGAGGTGCGCTCGGTGATGGAGCTCATGGCGTCGAAGGACATCTTCCCCGTGCCGGTGACCGTGGACTCCTGTTCGCTGGTGGACGCGGGTACCACTAAGCTCTTCTAG